The following are from one region of the Silene latifolia isolate original U9 population chromosome 9, ASM4854445v1, whole genome shotgun sequence genome:
- the LOC141599270 gene encoding uncharacterized protein LOC141599270, whose translation MDYARIERPQRGGGGLSPAKLRSMLMGVEKKRREVEEVDSSCTLRSQFSGIEDHRDSNFSENCKDVDVVREFVECSTSMGDSDITSEHKFKDPSLFSSRIKSNEEFEADYGSGHDSRSIISPAFEFQKAERGTQRVPATPFSKTAPSKWDDAQKWIASPTSNRPKMGGQSQGVLGSRKTISNHGNKRPATKVVVEVPEEKLVAFEEPDTKMMDSSLANQEFSAQKLVGWEADSYLQADVYGKTARGTETSIDNIPPLSTARSVSMRDMGTEMTPIASQEPSRNGTPVKVKSPAHSPTSSRQMSPRRAHLVEAHIGLESENFDLQISEKDKQTKTRKEIMELGVQLGKMNIAAWASKEEEDMSRASGLSSSSTAAVEQMRKSVIETRAEVWEEAEKAKYTARFEREEMKIQAWENHQKAKSEAELRKSEVEVERMRAKAQDKLMKNLATARHKAEEKRAAAEAKMNKNAVKTEQQAEFIRKTGQIPSKFTCWTCSCSSCCC comes from the exons ATGGATTATGCTAGGATTGAAAGACCTCAG AGAGGTGGTGGTGGGTTGTCGCCAGCTAAGctaaggagtatgttgatgggggTGGAGAAGAAAAGGAGGGAAGTTGAGGAAGTTGATTCTTCTTGCACATTAAGATCTCAGTTCTCTGGCATTGAGGATCATAGAG ATAGCAATTTTTCTGAAAACTGCAAAGATGTGGACGTTGTCCGCGAATTTGTGGAATGCTCAACCTCGATGGGAGACTCTGATATTACGTCAGAACATAAATTTAAAGACCCTTCATTGTTTAGTTCGAGGATCAAGTCAAATGAAGAGTTTGAGGCAGATTACGGAAGTGGCCATGACAGCAGAAGTATTATATCACCTGCCTTTGAATTTCAGAAGGCAGAACGAGGAACACAGAGAGTCCCTGCCACACCATTTTCAAAGACAGCTCCGTCAAAATGGGATGATGCGCAAAAGTGGATTGCTAGCCCTACTTCAAATAGACCTAAGATGGGAGGGCAGTCACAGGGTGTACTAGGGTCTAGGAAAACTATCTCTAACCATGGAAATAAGAGACCTGCTACAAAAGTTGTTGTCGAAGTTCCGGAAGAAAAATTAGTTGCTTTTGAAGAACCTGATACGAAAATGATGGATTCGAGTTTAGCTAATCAAGAATTTTCAGCTCAAAAATTGGTGGGCTGGGAGGCAGATTCGTACCTACAGGCTGATGTATATGGGAAAACAGCACGTGGTACCGAAACATCTATTG ATAATATTCCACCACTATCAACTGCCAGATCAGTTTCTATGAGGGATATGGGGACAGAAATGACTCCTATAGCAAGTCAAGAACCTTCTAGAAATGGAACTCCTGTCAAGGTGAAATCACCGGCACATAGTCCTACTTCTTCTAGGCAGATGTCTCCTAGAAGAGCTCATCTTGTAGAAGCACATATAGGCCTAGAAAGCGAGAACTTCGACCTACAGATCTCTGAGAAGGACAagcaaacaaaaacaagaaaagaaaTAATGGAACTTGGTGTACAGCTTGGTAAAATGAACATAGCTGCTTGGGCTAGTAAAGAAGAAGAGGATATGTCAAGAGCGTCAGGACTGAGTTCATCGAGCACAGCTGCAGTAGAACAGATGCGTAAAAGTGTTATCGAGACAAGGGCGGAAGTTTGGGAGGAGGCTGAGAAAGCAAAATACACGGCCAG GTTTGAGCGTGAAGAAATGAAGATTCAAGCATGGGAAAATCACCAGAAGGCCAAATCTGAAGCCGAGTTGAGAAAGTCTGAG GTGGAGGTGGAAAGGATGAGAGCTAAGGCACAGGACAAGTTAATGAAAAATCTAGCCACCGCACGACACAAAGCTGAAGAGAAACGAGCAGCCGCTGAAGCTAAGATGAATAAGAATGCAGTAAAGACAGAGCAGCAAGCTGAATTTATCAGAAAAACGGGCCAGATACCTTCCAAATTTACGTGCTGGACATGTTCTTGCTCTTCTTGTTGCTGCTGA